Proteins encoded in a region of the Nitrospira sp. genome:
- a CDS encoding four helix bundle protein yields the protein MKIRNFRDLDVWKMGKEIVLDVYRATAAYPRVEAYGLAAQMRRASVSIPSNVAEGFNRFHSKEYRQFLFIALGSCAELETQVEISSDLGFVQRDIRDLIIEKLDHETRMLRNLVKKL from the coding sequence ATGAAGATTCGAAACTTTCGAGATTTGGATGTATGGAAAATGGGGAAAGAGATCGTGCTGGATGTCTATCGAGCGACCGCGGCATACCCCAGGGTCGAGGCGTACGGCTTAGCCGCGCAAATGCGAAGAGCATCGGTTTCGATTCCATCGAATGTGGCGGAAGGGTTCAATCGGTTCCACAGCAAGGAATATCGGCAATTTCTTTTCATTGCATTGGGTTCCTGTGCCGAACTGGAAACGCAGGTGGAGATATCGTCGGACCTTGGATTTGTCCAACGGGATATCCGGGATCTTATCATTGAGAAGCTCGATCATGAAACGAGGATGCTGCGGAACCTGGTCAAGAAGCTCTAA
- a CDS encoding VPLPA-CTERM sorting domain-containing protein, with protein MKVQGIKRMMMAAALAVATAVSGMAGQAQAFTFGDGDLVLAIYGNSTEALYNLGNYNTRLGSGATFDFDASAGLAAAQVGGNPVKYTVFGWDTSLTNGQIHAATAFTPAQLTGTKDFVTQFIASAVWSSLPLFDGDTISKSDSLNRSFSQNLNTSGSGQFEGAWERAMQGNLDNVLNIMRGDVETNAFTQVGRVLLTAGGLLTIGNPGPNVAPIPLPAGVVLFGSGLIGLVGIARRKFAQMAA; from the coding sequence ATGAAAGTTCAAGGGATCAAGCGGATGATGATGGCGGCGGCGTTAGCCGTAGCCACGGCGGTGTCCGGCATGGCCGGACAGGCGCAGGCGTTCACCTTCGGTGACGGCGACCTGGTGCTGGCGATCTACGGGAACAGCACCGAGGCGCTCTATAATCTGGGAAATTACAACACCAGACTGGGCTCCGGCGCAACGTTCGACTTTGATGCCTCCGCGGGATTGGCCGCGGCGCAAGTCGGCGGGAACCCGGTGAAGTACACCGTGTTCGGCTGGGATACCAGTCTGACAAACGGACAGATCCATGCGGCCACGGCTTTTACTCCGGCGCAGCTGACCGGGACGAAGGATTTCGTAACACAGTTCATCGCGTCGGCGGTGTGGTCATCACTGCCGCTCTTCGACGGAGATACGATCAGCAAGTCCGATTCCTTGAACCGGTCCTTCTCGCAGAATCTCAATACCTCCGGATCGGGTCAGTTTGAAGGAGCCTGGGAGCGGGCGATGCAGGGCAACCTCGATAATGTTCTCAATATTATGCGTGGCGATGTGGAAACCAACGCGTTCACCCAGGTAGGCCGGGTCTTGTTGACCGCTGGCGGATTGTTGACGATCGGCAATCCCGGTCCGAACGTGGCTCCCATTCCCCTTCCTGCCGGCGTGGTGTTGTTCGGCAGCGGCTTGATCGGGCTCGTCGGAATCGCCCGGCGCAAGTTTGCCCAGATGGCCGCATAG
- a CDS encoding PEP-CTERM sorting domain-containing protein — translation MRHLQRFMSWGGAFALLAVMVLSVAPVPAQAASVTQLDITGGSVNLNFGSLGSVSGTFTQNGQLVMGQYQPLPNIFTPITLSHLTFSLFTSNGGALNLPAPTAQTTGAVMTADLQSLFAGVTSTGWSWVNTNPQMASLNVGGNAAGSFNELTNAFNVSWTKSFTGYNIPFLQSGTFSLQGSAQLAAVPLPGALLLFGSGLMGLLGFRKTQSVL, via the coding sequence ATGAGACACCTTCAACGATTCATGTCATGGGGAGGAGCATTCGCGCTCCTGGCTGTGATGGTGCTGTCGGTTGCGCCGGTTCCCGCGCAGGCAGCGTCGGTGACGCAGCTCGACATCACCGGCGGATCGGTCAATCTGAACTTCGGCTCGTTGGGGTCGGTGTCCGGCACCTTCACGCAGAACGGGCAGTTGGTCATGGGGCAGTACCAGCCTCTGCCGAACATCTTCACTCCGATCACACTCTCCCACCTCACGTTCTCCCTTTTCACGAGCAACGGTGGAGCGCTCAATCTTCCCGCTCCGACCGCACAGACGACCGGGGCGGTCATGACGGCGGATCTCCAGTCACTCTTCGCCGGGGTGACCAGCACCGGCTGGTCTTGGGTTAACACGAATCCACAGATGGCGTCGTTGAATGTCGGCGGCAACGCCGCCGGGTCGTTCAATGAACTGACGAACGCCTTCAACGTGTCCTGGACCAAGTCCTTTACGGGATACAACATTCCGTTCTTGCAGTCCGGCACGTTTTCCCTCCAAGGGTCTGCCCAGCTTGCGGCGGTGCCGCTTCCTGGCGCGCTGCTGCTCTTCGGCAGCGGCCTGATGGGACTTCTGGGATTCCGCAAGACCCAGTCAGTCCTCTAG
- a CDS encoding TonB family protein, with protein sequence MAGYKGFEKKKSKLGTTLLIVGLVHVGIGGGLYWVAQTQWGQDLIKVYKLNAFKKEEPPPPPEKEPEPEPEPEAPKPEPKPQEAPPPPPPQQAEAPPPPKASDAPGPPPVSTDPFAIGKGRGRFAGYTDILTASIQSKYQAPASLPDDLEYAVLCELVIDEQGRVLQFRLVNSSGSLLFDQSALDALAKVTEVRPPPPGMDHTIVVKFFPPT encoded by the coding sequence ATGGCCGGCTATAAGGGATTTGAAAAAAAGAAGAGCAAGCTCGGCACGACGCTGTTGATCGTCGGGCTGGTGCATGTCGGCATCGGCGGCGGACTCTATTGGGTGGCGCAAACCCAATGGGGGCAGGACCTCATCAAGGTCTACAAGCTGAATGCCTTCAAGAAAGAGGAGCCGCCCCCTCCGCCTGAAAAGGAACCGGAACCAGAACCGGAACCGGAGGCGCCCAAGCCGGAGCCGAAGCCGCAAGAGGCGCCGCCTCCACCTCCCCCTCAGCAGGCAGAAGCGCCGCCGCCACCCAAGGCGTCCGATGCGCCGGGGCCGCCGCCGGTGAGCACCGATCCGTTTGCCATTGGGAAAGGCCGGGGACGATTCGCCGGCTACACGGATATCTTGACCGCGTCGATTCAGTCGAAGTATCAGGCCCCGGCGTCGCTCCCGGACGATCTGGAATATGCCGTGCTCTGCGAGTTGGTGATCGATGAACAGGGTCGTGTGTTGCAGTTCCGCCTCGTCAACTCGTCCGGCAGTCTCCTCTTCGATCAATCCGCGCTCGATGCGCTGGCCAAAGTGACGGAGGTGCGTCCGCCTCCGCCGGGGATGGATCATACGATCGTCGTAAAATTCTTCCCGCCGACATAG
- a CDS encoding filamentous hemagglutinin N-terminal domain-containing protein: MKTRNQSSLTALAVVIAYTAQMLAVPVLLANPTGPAVVAGEAAVSGLSTAQVTIAQASQRAIINWQQFNIAPNEVTRFIQPNVNAIALNRIFDHNPSQIFGSLNANGTVILLNPNGVVFGPNAQVNVGGLIASSLNLTNENFMRGFYSFEGAGIEGLVKNMGRIHGAHDGVYLLAPNVENSGIITTPGGSIVLAAGAKAYLSNRPDGQGFLAEISAPIGHAVNLKDLIADGGQITLAGRVVNQEGLVQANSVRERNGKIELFASEILTLKSGSQTIAKGSGDGPANGGTIIAIADKTKGTARFEKGATLDVSGGAKGGHGGSVELSGKNVFLGGRFVANAAAGYRGGRLLIDPVEVDLTGFAATNFQDILFTSLLGEDLRITGLFDLSLVQPPAGGGTIRFEAGRDLLFDNLILFNNPFPLGLPALWNIAGTAERHILFTGFAGSTLATAHGGSVTLHAKTGDVRLDDPATGALSVVQASGGGGVSIKTGQDLIAGTAVDESGGPLGLFSVQGISIEGAGKLVLDVARNFLGGSPNGVKSGPGFVLRNLDSAGPLPQHTVTVGGVIGETNLPLGSNGLPQTTTIAESSRQYADFALSNGNLTVTAGGNVYLQRIRDAGLVGGIDLATGVPREPAFAAGLERNKATIVSRDGHIIINTNNRDAGRQSLLVDVLSALLPASFEARAEKGTIQIRSNLTFLPSPTGSVKFFAKQDIQGVPKLVRGADENFIWLYVGYGGLAGGQWVAVDQRTLLQRPDLWPFLANKPGSDTLPPRPLFDQAPPSEFPAYAFRDGEGNPPTVKLLQVDPAALAGNADLAAVGSLVSNNRPVATENPASLAPVSVIAELGNISKLFLDLVSRPFRKEVLVEAGNRIEQVSARIYLPDLGTQTQTLTEHVPLFLDPNTNRLRPITDADVVLIRAVNPTSGQVEIRPWNKQEAVDPANLVNVVVRDTTVTVTSPKVAATVKAQDINLGKGEAGEGILAFSGPGTARVIAKGTLDLADGQGISMDRSKAGDLGGLLDIAVGNGLDMVTSTIVSRNGAGISIHGYDESKPYIVGYDNSVLYPLQFPDSVRGGMNLPAAGGRVNIGENSSRSAGESGASTGIQVIEGGSVGQMAKAPIVNPDGTVTVQLVKDPAAILIRAKGDIDVNKSRIATLGGGDIRLTSVAGKINAGSGSKDERALFKVLVPELDGLGNPKFNQDGTPILMEKVFEVPGSGIFTFHPGDPQPLVFPTFNDPEINALVDLANREGFFGRDVTAINEQANRLRAERLPIFNETVLRPFIERSKLGDITLTAERGSIIIPPAGIRGRRVTLNAPIVDFQGGEVQGIVEFPRPPILPSPPAIGGLAPAGAAAPPVALGGGGTAGAASTTAAATATGVKQSDAVQESAVESSGQSRETKEAKKSDGKSTATQLAKSIRVKRGVVIQVDVKPQAGS; this comes from the coding sequence ATGAAGACCAGGAACCAGTCATCGCTCACGGCCCTGGCGGTCGTGATCGCCTATACGGCTCAGATGCTCGCCGTGCCCGTGCTGCTCGCCAATCCCACCGGGCCGGCTGTCGTGGCCGGAGAAGCGGCGGTGTCGGGCCTCAGCACCGCGCAGGTGACGATCGCCCAGGCTTCCCAGCGGGCCATCATCAACTGGCAGCAATTCAACATTGCGCCGAACGAAGTGACCCGGTTCATCCAGCCGAACGTCAATGCCATTGCGTTGAACCGCATCTTCGATCACAACCCCAGCCAGATTTTCGGCAGCCTGAACGCCAACGGCACCGTCATCCTGCTGAATCCGAACGGCGTCGTCTTCGGACCGAATGCCCAGGTGAATGTCGGAGGGCTCATCGCGTCCTCGCTCAACCTGACCAATGAAAATTTCATGCGGGGTTTCTATTCGTTCGAGGGCGCCGGGATCGAAGGACTTGTGAAAAACATGGGCCGTATTCACGGAGCCCATGACGGGGTGTATCTGCTCGCGCCGAACGTCGAGAACAGCGGCATCATTACCACGCCGGGCGGTTCGATCGTGCTGGCAGCGGGGGCCAAGGCCTATCTGTCGAATCGGCCTGACGGGCAGGGATTCCTCGCGGAAATTTCCGCGCCCATCGGCCACGCCGTGAACTTGAAGGACCTGATTGCGGACGGCGGCCAGATCACGTTAGCGGGCCGGGTCGTGAATCAAGAGGGTCTCGTCCAAGCAAACAGCGTGCGGGAACGGAACGGCAAAATCGAACTCTTTGCGAGCGAGATCCTCACGCTGAAGTCCGGGAGTCAGACGATTGCGAAAGGCAGTGGGGACGGACCCGCTAATGGCGGAACGATTATCGCAATTGCCGATAAGACCAAGGGTACGGCGAGATTCGAGAAGGGCGCCACGCTGGATGTCTCGGGCGGCGCAAAGGGCGGCCATGGAGGTTCGGTTGAATTGAGTGGCAAGAACGTATTTCTGGGTGGCCGCTTTGTGGCAAACGCGGCAGCGGGCTACCGGGGCGGGCGGCTCCTCATCGATCCGGTGGAAGTCGACCTCACGGGATTTGCCGCCACCAATTTCCAGGACATACTCTTCACCTCGCTGCTCGGAGAAGACCTCCGCATCACCGGCCTGTTCGACTTGAGTCTGGTGCAACCTCCGGCAGGCGGAGGCACGATTCGATTCGAGGCGGGCCGCGATCTGCTCTTCGACAACCTCATCTTGTTCAATAATCCCTTTCCCCTCGGGCTGCCCGCGCTCTGGAATATCGCGGGCACCGCCGAGCGCCACATTCTGTTCACCGGGTTTGCCGGATCCACGCTGGCGACGGCGCACGGCGGCAGCGTCACGCTCCATGCGAAGACGGGGGATGTCCGCTTGGACGATCCGGCCACCGGCGCGCTCTCAGTCGTGCAGGCGAGCGGCGGAGGCGGAGTGTCGATCAAGACCGGCCAGGACCTCATCGCCGGGACGGCGGTCGATGAATCCGGAGGCCCGCTGGGACTTTTCAGTGTGCAGGGCATCAGTATCGAAGGGGCGGGAAAGTTAGTCCTCGACGTGGCCCGGAATTTTCTGGGCGGGTCGCCCAACGGGGTAAAGAGCGGGCCGGGATTCGTCTTGCGCAATCTCGACAGCGCCGGGCCGCTGCCGCAACATACCGTCACGGTCGGAGGGGTCATCGGCGAGACTAACCTGCCGCTGGGATCGAACGGCCTGCCGCAGACCACGACGATCGCGGAATCGTCCAGACAGTATGCCGACTTTGCGCTCTCCAACGGCAATCTCACCGTCACCGCCGGAGGCAATGTGTATCTTCAGCGGATCCGTGATGCGGGACTCGTCGGCGGAATCGATCTGGCGACAGGGGTGCCACGGGAGCCGGCATTTGCCGCCGGATTGGAGCGCAACAAAGCGACGATCGTGTCTCGTGACGGGCATATTATCATCAATACCAATAATCGCGATGCCGGGCGTCAATCCCTGCTGGTCGATGTGCTGAGCGCCCTGCTGCCTGCGTCCTTCGAGGCGAGGGCCGAGAAGGGCACCATCCAGATCCGCTCGAATCTGACGTTTCTCCCTTCCCCGACGGGATCCGTGAAGTTCTTTGCGAAGCAGGATATCCAAGGCGTTCCAAAGTTAGTGCGGGGAGCCGATGAGAATTTCATCTGGCTCTATGTGGGCTACGGGGGGCTGGCGGGAGGGCAGTGGGTCGCCGTCGATCAGCGGACGCTTCTCCAGCGGCCCGATTTATGGCCCTTCCTCGCGAATAAGCCCGGCAGCGACACCCTGCCTCCCCGGCCTCTCTTCGATCAGGCTCCTCCGAGCGAATTTCCTGCTTATGCATTTCGGGACGGGGAGGGGAATCCGCCGACCGTCAAATTGCTCCAAGTCGATCCTGCGGCGCTGGCGGGGAACGCGGACCTCGCAGCAGTCGGATCGCTTGTCAGTAACAACCGCCCTGTAGCGACCGAGAACCCGGCCTCGCTTGCGCCGGTGAGTGTCATTGCCGAGCTGGGCAACATCAGTAAGTTGTTTCTCGATCTGGTGAGCCGGCCGTTCCGCAAGGAAGTTCTGGTTGAAGCGGGCAACCGGATCGAACAGGTCAGCGCGAGGATCTATCTGCCCGATCTTGGCACCCAGACCCAGACGCTCACCGAACACGTGCCCTTGTTTCTGGATCCAAACACGAACCGGTTGCGGCCGATCACCGATGCCGACGTGGTGTTGATCCGGGCGGTCAATCCGACGAGCGGCCAGGTCGAGATTCGGCCCTGGAACAAACAGGAAGCCGTCGATCCGGCCAATCTCGTCAACGTGGTGGTGAGAGACACCACTGTGACGGTGACGTCTCCCAAGGTGGCCGCGACTGTCAAGGCTCAGGACATTAATCTGGGCAAGGGAGAGGCCGGCGAAGGCATTCTCGCATTCTCCGGTCCGGGGACTGCGCGGGTGATCGCGAAAGGAACGCTGGATCTCGCCGACGGCCAGGGGATCAGCATGGATCGCAGCAAGGCGGGCGATCTCGGCGGCCTGCTCGACATCGCGGTCGGCAACGGGCTCGATATGGTGACGTCGACCATCGTCAGCCGGAACGGGGCCGGGATTTCCATTCACGGGTATGACGAATCCAAGCCCTACATCGTGGGCTACGACAACAGCGTCCTCTATCCCCTCCAGTTTCCGGACTCCGTGCGCGGGGGAATGAATCTTCCAGCCGCCGGCGGCCGGGTGAACATCGGCGAAAACAGCTCCCGATCGGCGGGTGAAAGCGGGGCGTCGACGGGCATTCAAGTCATAGAAGGCGGATCGGTCGGGCAGATGGCAAAGGCGCCGATCGTGAATCCGGATGGAACCGTCACCGTACAGCTCGTGAAAGATCCGGCGGCGATTCTCATCAGGGCTAAGGGCGATATCGATGTGAACAAGTCGCGCATCGCGACGTTGGGCGGCGGCGATATCCGGCTCACCTCGGTGGCCGGTAAGATTAATGCCGGGAGCGGGAGCAAGGACGAGCGCGCGCTGTTTAAAGTGCTGGTTCCCGAGTTGGACGGCCTGGGCAATCCGAAATTCAACCAGGACGGCACCCCTATCCTCATGGAAAAGGTCTTTGAAGTGCCCGGCAGCGGCATCTTTACCTTCCATCCCGGAGATCCGCAGCCGCTGGTCTTCCCGACCTTCAACGATCCGGAGATCAATGCGCTGGTGGACCTGGCGAATCGGGAAGGATTCTTCGGCCGCGACGTCACGGCGATCAATGAACAGGCCAACCGGTTGCGCGCGGAGCGCCTGCCGATTTTCAATGAAACGGTGCTCAGGCCGTTTATCGAGCGGTCGAAGCTCGGCGACATCACCCTGACGGCTGAGCGGGGCAGCATCATCATTCCGCCGGCCGGTATCCGCGGGCGCCGTGTGACGCTGAACGCGCCGATCGTCGATTTCCAGGGCGGTGAAGTTCAGGGTATTGTCGAGTTTCCGCGCCCCCCGATCCTGCCGTCGCCTCCGGCCATCGGCGGGCTGGCTCCGGCCGGAGCCGCGGCGCCTCCGGTCGCGTTAGGCGGAGGCGGAACGGCCGGCGCGGCCTCCACGACGGCGGCGGCGACCGCGACGGGTGTGAAACAGTCGGATGCCGTGCAGGAAAGCGCGGTGGAATCGTCGGGCCAATCGAGAGAAACCAAAGAAGCGAAAAAATCGGACGGCAAGTCGACCGCCACGCAACTGGCCAAATCCATCCGCGTGAAACGCGGCGTGGTCATTCAAGTCGATGTGAAGCCGCAAGCAGGCAGCTAA
- a CDS encoding biopolymer transporter ExbD → MRRFSRKSHGAVADINMTPLLDLAWVLLVIFIITTTAAVQGIELKLPESTPHETEMETTTPTLSVKKNGDIYMDEEKVKITELEKLIRDLKAAKGGKLPLVLRGDSGVEYKHVVAVLDILQRIPVEDLAIATKPFNEP, encoded by the coding sequence ATGAGACGTTTTTCCCGCAAATCGCACGGCGCGGTCGCCGATATCAACATGACCCCGTTGCTCGACCTGGCCTGGGTGCTGCTCGTGATTTTCATCATCACGACGACAGCGGCGGTGCAGGGGATCGAGCTCAAGTTGCCGGAGTCCACTCCGCACGAAACGGAAATGGAAACCACGACGCCGACCCTCTCCGTGAAGAAGAACGGCGATATTTACATGGACGAAGAGAAGGTCAAGATTACGGAACTGGAAAAGTTGATTCGCGATCTGAAAGCGGCCAAGGGCGGCAAGTTGCCGCTCGTACTCCGCGGCGATTCCGGCGTGGAATACAAGCACGTGGTCGCGGTGCTCGACATCCTCCAGCGGATTCCGGTCGAGGATCTGGCGATTGCCACAAAACCATTCAATGAACCTTAA
- a CDS encoding substrate-binding domain-containing protein yields MKFTTQYVSVLAGALALAGLAGTAEAQTVLNVGGSSAGRNFATDVPLNLCDAAPLPSRFSSADNNKVTWTCNRGGLPVIMRYSATGSSDGVNKLLQPAANPASNMLFLDHTLTTGCTGPNVAARPSDGKQYNNTTGCNNGNTISLPVHLGASDVQGASFHQAGPLGTTVSPLDDSSLNSVVAAIVPFSIYVGKGVVKDVAGAPGGPIAGLSRLEIERIFSKQVTDWRQLGFGTVTDAAPGVLEATSPITLCMRSAGSGTKATFDEAVMINSTETLLANATSVFSSSSSGVLTCLASNRRSIGYMDSDTVVSFNPGGANAGLGYTVRLDGGLAHDPALVGNEKRDLRCGKYAYWAGWRLNRRTTSEGAAIDALAQAYVDNASAQATIGIIPTGAYWASDEEMFVTKNVDKGPLIWKAGAHPECR; encoded by the coding sequence ATGAAGTTTACGACACAATATGTGTCAGTTCTCGCCGGCGCGCTGGCGCTGGCCGGCCTGGCCGGAACCGCCGAGGCCCAGACCGTCCTCAATGTCGGCGGCTCGTCCGCCGGGCGTAACTTTGCGACAGACGTGCCGTTGAATTTGTGCGACGCCGCGCCGCTTCCCAGCCGGTTTTCGAGCGCGGACAACAACAAGGTCACCTGGACCTGCAACCGCGGGGGCCTGCCCGTGATCATGCGCTATTCGGCGACCGGGTCCAGCGACGGCGTCAACAAGCTGCTTCAGCCGGCTGCCAATCCGGCCTCCAACATGCTGTTCCTCGACCATACTCTGACGACCGGCTGCACGGGTCCGAACGTGGCAGCCAGACCGTCGGACGGCAAGCAGTACAACAATACAACCGGTTGCAACAACGGCAATACGATCAGCCTCCCGGTTCATCTGGGCGCCTCCGATGTGCAGGGCGCGTCATTTCACCAGGCCGGCCCATTGGGGACGACGGTGAGCCCGCTGGACGACAGCAGCCTCAATAGCGTGGTGGCGGCCATCGTGCCATTCTCGATTTATGTGGGTAAGGGAGTAGTGAAGGATGTGGCAGGCGCTCCGGGCGGACCGATCGCCGGACTGTCCCGTCTGGAGATCGAGCGAATTTTCTCGAAGCAAGTCACGGACTGGAGGCAACTGGGATTCGGCACGGTGACCGATGCGGCTCCCGGTGTGTTAGAAGCGACCTCGCCGATCACCCTCTGCATGCGCAGTGCCGGCTCAGGCACGAAGGCGACATTCGATGAAGCCGTCATGATCAATTCGACCGAAACCCTCTTGGCCAATGCCACGTCGGTATTCAGCTCGAGTTCGTCGGGTGTGTTGACCTGTCTGGCAAGCAATCGCCGTTCCATCGGCTATATGGACTCAGATACGGTGGTGAGCTTCAATCCGGGCGGCGCCAACGCCGGATTGGGCTATACCGTCCGTCTTGATGGCGGGTTAGCCCATGATCCGGCTTTAGTCGGCAACGAAAAGCGCGACCTCCGTTGCGGCAAGTATGCCTATTGGGCCGGCTGGCGCCTGAATCGCCGGACGACCTCCGAAGGCGCGGCCATCGACGCGTTGGCTCAAGCCTATGTCGATAATGCCTCGGCGCAAGCCACCATCGGCATCATTCCCACCGGCGCCTACTGGGCGTCCGATGAGGAAATGTTCGTGACCAAGAACGTGGACAAGGGTCCGCTCATTTGGAAGGCAGGCGCTCACCCCGAGTGCCGGTAA
- a CDS encoding MotA/TolQ/ExbB proton channel family protein produces METSSGGVAFALSHATLEGKITISVLLFFSLVSWTVIINKFRQLSKAKNRNGLFLGYYSKSKGPLVVFSKGPIKQLQGSPMYDVYYGGCEELKVQQEKYEGEKIPHHGMSAVRIALERVLGEAAVSLESGMIVLATAISGGPFIGLLGTVWGVMDTFAGIGKAQSATLATMAPGVASALIATVAGLMVAIPSLFCYNFLVTKTKTLTMELDNFAAHLETVFMTDYLQEKKGAAAESEDPEDYRPGGHRQEAEPSSAATGH; encoded by the coding sequence ATGGAAACAAGTTCAGGGGGCGTGGCGTTCGCGCTGAGTCATGCGACGCTCGAAGGAAAGATCACGATCTCCGTACTGCTGTTTTTCTCGCTGGTCAGCTGGACGGTCATCATCAACAAGTTCCGGCAGTTGAGCAAAGCGAAAAATCGGAACGGGCTCTTCCTCGGTTACTACTCGAAGTCCAAAGGTCCCCTGGTCGTGTTCAGCAAAGGCCCGATCAAGCAGCTACAGGGCTCGCCGATGTACGACGTCTATTATGGCGGCTGCGAAGAACTCAAGGTGCAGCAGGAAAAGTATGAGGGGGAAAAGATTCCGCATCACGGCATGAGCGCCGTGCGGATTGCGTTGGAGCGCGTGCTCGGTGAGGCGGCGGTCAGCCTGGAGTCCGGCATGATCGTGCTGGCGACGGCCATCAGCGGCGGGCCGTTCATCGGACTGCTCGGGACCGTCTGGGGCGTCATGGACACGTTCGCCGGCATCGGCAAGGCGCAGTCAGCCACCCTCGCGACTATGGCTCCGGGCGTCGCCTCGGCGCTCATCGCGACGGTCGCGGGACTCATGGTCGCGATCCCGTCCCTCTTTTGCTACAACTTCCTCGTGACCAAGACAAAAACGCTGACCATGGAACTCGATAATTTTGCGGCCCATCTCGAAACCGTCTTCATGACGGACTATCTCCAGGAGAAAAAAGGCGCCGCGGCCGAATCGGAAGATCCCGAAGACTACCGCCCGGGCGGACACCGCCAGGAGGCCGAGCCTTCCTCAGCGGCGACGGGTCATTGA